The genomic region ACTAACTATATTACTAACTGTATTTCTAACTGTATTACACTTGAACccttaatactccccctcaatctcaactagGGAAACCTAGTTTGACATTGGAAGAACATCTGTAATCACTGCTATGAAACTAGAAAAACAGAACAGCTTGAACCAACTGCAACCTTGATTCTGCAAATATGAGAATTATCTCGAACCTTTTCTGAATAAAGAGTTTATTATAGCTGCAGAGCAAAGACACAAGTGTTATATCAACAAGAACCTTTTATGACAGATATAAGCTGCAGAGCAGCATTGAACATCAATCTGCCCCAAATATATTCACTGACTCACTACAACAAACTCAATCTGCAAGCTCAATAGGAAGCACATCCAAAAGTTTAATACTCCTCTGCCTTGTGCAAGAGCTTTAATCAAAGAATAGTCTCTTATAAAGTTGTAACACACCCTCATGCCAGTTATAACAATTTTTTGCAGGATTACCCTATATGGGATTTATCGTCAACAACTTCATTTAACATTGGCATCGGCCTTTCaaatagaaaattaacaaactatAGTGTGGCATTGGCCTTAACTATAGTACCAAGGGATCGCCCTCTGTGGATTTTACCAAAAAACCAACTACTCTTAACAATGACATTGgccttcacaatttcaacaactgaaaatcaacatctatgtaggattacccttcgtgggatttacctacTCAAACACaggattacccttcgtgggatttaccatTAACAACTTCTTCTACCCTTCATGGGATTTACTTATTCACATCACGAAATTATCattcgtgggatttaccatTTACAACTTCTTCTACCCTTCATGGGATTTACCTATTCACATCACGgaattacccttcgtgggatttaccgttTACAACTTCTTCAAACTTCATCGTATAACCGAACTTACTGTAGATTCATGCTAACAACTGAGTTGGTTAGACTTTGAAATTATAGGCTGAGGCAAGAAACGACGATCTGAAAAACCTGATTCATTTCCCGAGTGACGTTCTGTCCCATTCATTATCACCTTCTACTTTCAAACCGCCAATGTTGAGTTGTTCTAAGAGAGTGGAAAGGGTTGGTACTGCAGTAGGATAGAAGTCCTCATAATGATTTGGATCAATTGGAACACAAACACGACCTGTTTTTAGGTGTACACAGAAATGTGCCCTTAACAAATGGTTCATGTGTTTCAAAACCTCCATGTCAAGCCTAGGGTAGGTAAAAGAGAACACAATCTCTTCAATGCACCTATGCAGTCCTTGCAGCTTAAGTTTTCCTGATTGCAACATAGTTTGTAGCTGCTCCCATCTAACAACATTAATGTCTTCTTTTGAACCAAAGGTTTATCTCTCTCTTACACCTTCCAAGAAGCTTAGAAGTAATAGATTGATCAGGATTGGGAATCATATCTCAGATCTTTTCATACCTTTCCTCAATTGAAAATATCTTTAGACTCAAAAGCAATTTTGTAAAGAACTCTGTAAGAACTCCAGTATAAGATCTCGCAAGGAACATATGGAAAGCAAGACCGGGAAAAGAAACCTTATTTCTGACTGTCTTCATTTGTGAGCCTTCTTGTTTTCCCATCACAAAGCCAGCAATGAACTCCACGTCTACCACTATGTACCTAGAGAATGTGACTCATCCACCAATCTTcattaataaaagaatgattGAGAAAGGTAAGTAAAACCTTGAACACTAGGCATCCAAGATCTGTAGTTACATTGTTCTAACTTTAAATTTCATTGACGCATAAGATCGAACAGGTGATATGCAAGAACCCCTTACCCAACAGTGTGCACATCACATGGCATCACTAACCCAATCACGAATCCAGAAAATCGGAAGAAGCGACAGAGAAAGCACACAGATTTCAATTACTAATGGCTTCGTGCCACAACTTTCACTGCCCAAGCAAAATGGAAAATTTTAGAGTACACTACTtcaaaaattaaccaaaaagaaCAATTCCATATTTTGCAGAATACATAATGAACCAAGCATATGGACAGATCCTCAAGAAAGTGAAATTGAACTAAGAATTCAGAATGAAATCATACCCAAATTCCAAATATATCACCTTACTGAAAAACTTAACCTTCATATGAGATTTTTGAGCTGGGCATTTCGACAAATACATAAACGTGCAAGAATGCACTTGAAAATTGCATCCAATTCACAACTTGATTATGAAACCCTGAACAAGACAGATGAAAGACCCAAAAACAATTCATCTCTGAAATTACAGATTACGCACAAAGATGAAGAACCCTGATGTGATCTTGACGTTGTTGAGAGAAAATTGGGCACTGTAGCATTCGAAGGACAAATACAACTTCTTCGAGATTAGTGGAGAACTCTGCAAAGACAATGCTCTTCTTGGAACCTAATGGTAGTAGTAGTCGCCGATTGAGATGAAAGGATTCCATTGATGATCTAGATATCATCGACAATCTCTGTTCATAGCCCTGAcgaaaatcaaccaaaaaattATAGGACAATCGAGGAAACACCGAATAACTTGACAGAATTTCTATTGAAAAACTGAATAGAAAATCAAACTAGAAAACGATGAAATCTAATGAAAACGGAACCACCAGAATCCATGGCGGGAGTctggtggctctgataccatcttAACTACATTGAAATGTTTgggaattgaaaagaaaatcaagaaaaaagatGAAGGGAAGAAAGATGAATACAAAGATTTTAGAGAGAGGATTTAGAGAGGGAAATAAAATTTGTATTAATTGACTAAATGAATATTACACATActgtttttataagagaaatCATAACAACCTTACTAATTATATTACTAACTGTATTACACTTGTACCCTTAataaacatcttatattgattttttgaTAGagacaataaaacaaaaaaacaatatgtgaaagaaaaagaggaaagaggaTAAGAATAGGAAGAGATATAATCTTTCTCTATCGTCGCGTGGAATTCACATTACAAAGTTGCATCCCTTCCATTTTATCTCTCCCACAACAGACACGTGGCAGGCTACAAAATCCCCACCCTCAGAACTGCAGTTGGAACATTTTGGAAACTCTGAAACGATAACTTGCTCAACTGGGTAACGGTTCCCCAGCTCAATCCTACCAAATCCCAAAACTCAACTTATAAAAAACCAGTCTTTCTTTTGGGTTTAATCTGCACTTGCAGAGAAGGAAAGGAGATGAAAAAACTGTAATAACAAAGTCTTAcagcaaaagaagaaagaatgcaaGGACTGGGGATTCTTCATACACCATTGCCATTCAATCCAAGCAAGAAGCTTCCCTTGTCAGCTTTTACGGACGCTCTTCCAAGCTGTCGCACTCCTTCCAGAAAACCATCGTGTAAGTTcttatctttctttttgttgCTCTCTTGCTATAACTACGTcaatttttcaagttttaatctTTACTCTCACTGTAATTGAAGCTAAAGTTATTGCATATTGGTTAATTGGTTTTACGAATTTACATTGCTTTGCATAGAATTTGGCTAATTGCTAGTTGTGTTGGTTCGAAGTTGGGGTGTCATGGTTTTGATAAGTTATAGGCAACTGCAAGATTCAATGGCTATCTGGGTGGGTTGTTGACCTTGTGAATTGATCCTGGGTTGGGAGAATCATAGTAAGTTTATCCGTTTTCAGTATTGTTTGAGTGTGAGAGTTCGGTGCAGGGAGGCAGTTACTTTGGTAGTGGTGGTACACTGGTACTGTGGTAGTCGACTGAGGACATGAACTGCTTCTGTTAGGATAAAACGAAATATGTGACTCATTCCCAACGGTTATTTGCAAGCCGCATTTTCATGGCAATAGTTGTTTGGGGTACCTACAGCCTACCCAGTAACAAATTATGACTGGTTCGAAATGGTTTAAGGAATACATCGTTGTTTTGCTTGAATATATCACGCTGTCTACTTTCCGAGGTGGTGATCTTTAGTCTCTTGTGAAGGCTATACTGTCTACCTTTTTTATTTGATCCATGAACTCGAATCTTTTGCGTGTTTATAGCATGTTCTAAGCAATACACTGGCTAACATATTTATAGTGAGACGTAGAGTGATATCAAGGTGTGCTGGCAGAAACGTACGAGTTCAAGCATCTAATGTTAGTATCGGATCTGGAGGCTATGAAGACAGTGAGgaaaacaagaacaagaaaatatTTCCCAGTGATGCACCCAGTGACAGTTCATCTGAAATGTGAGTTATAGTCCATGTATTAGATTACTTTGAATTATTGGATGTTAAACTGCTACCGTCACCTGAATGATACTAATATTTCATGATTTGGCAGTGAGAAGCATCCAGTTCAAATCCCTTATCCTCTCTCTGTGGGTCTTGTGCTACTAGGGTGCGCCTTAGTTTTTGCTCTGATTGCCTTTGTGAAAGGAGGACCTTCAGCACTTTTAGCAGCAATTGCAAAATCAGGCTTTACGGCTGCATTTTCTTTAATATTTGTTTCTGAAATTGGTGACAAGGTAACTAATTTTTTCCCCTCTGCTTCTGTTTTATGTCCATATTTATGTCAAAAAGTGGCAAGGATGCCGTGTATTTTACATGTAAATAAGCGTCTGCGTTTCCAAGATATGTTACTAAGTAGAGCAGAATGGCGACCCTTAGTAATGTGCTACGGGGCAAAAGATCCATGTAACTAAACCTACTGAGCTGGAAATTTCCGGTTGAGTTGGGTAATGGGGTTAAGAAAATAATAGTttctattttgttattttgaggAAGTCTCTTTAAATTTTAACTAGTTGATTGTCAATAACTTTGTATTGTGTTAACTTCGATTAGATATACTATGATGGGTTATACAATTAAACTGTAGAACCTGAAATCAATGTCATAAAGCTAGTTTTCAAGACATGAAACTCTCCGTAATTTTTTCAAATCATATGTATGCTACTAGACGAAACTGGACCTAAAGTTATACTCTGTCTATTGACCAGACATTCTTCATTGCTGCACTCCTAGCCATGCAATATGATAAAGTACTGGTATGactttttctttctctaaagttttactttttatctATTAAGTTTGATTTGTTCTTTCGTTACATATTTTGCCTCTATTTACAGACATGGATACATGCATGTATATTTTGCTTTGATGAATTTTCACGCCTAGTAACTGATAAAATTATACTAATATATGGATAAACCCTCACTTTCTATATGGGGAAAATGGTCTCTCATCCAACAGAAGATCTATCATTTTCTGATTATTCTTCCCCTAATTTACTACAGAGAAGGACATAACGTaactaaaacactaaattatGTTTGGCATATCATAATAGGTTCCTAATTATCAACTGAAGTTCCTAATTCCTGAATTTCCAAAACATTCATGGGAGGAATGTTGTGTTAGAGAATTGGTTGGAACTTGGAcaatgtgattttttattttttacaatttttactATAGACTGTTAAGAGATTAAAAAAATCTTGAAAACTTATCGCAAGATTCTGTTCATTTTGTGATTTGTAATCACCTGTTGATATCTTGGACATGAGTTTCGAGTTCCATTGTTTAATTGAATCTCTGTCTATCATCTTCACCCGCCCTTAATACAAAACAATCGAAGCACCATTGTGGGAACAACTTAGTTAAATGGTGTTGGTTATATTGCACGTGCTATATTTATCTTCAGTTTTAATTGAAGAATATACTTGGGTTGCTTGCTTAAATTGAACAGGTTCTGTTGGGGTCAACTGGTGCTCTTTCACTTATGACAGTCCTGTCTGTCATTATTGGGCGAATATTTAACTCGGTCCCTGCTCAATTCCAGACAAGTAAGTTGTAATTCTTAGTATTTTTCGTCCAGGACatattttcataatttattgcatGTTCAGGAAACAGGTTGAAATATTCGTTTGATCTCTATCCATCCTATTTCCCATCCTAAATTCTACCAGAAAACCACCAAATCAGAGAAACCTAATTTCTGAATACGGTGCATCAAAGCCAATGTCAAACCGTCATGGGTGCCTATAAGTTTTGTttgaagaatttgaattttgagataaaCTTCTCACCTCTTTCGACGTAGTGTTTCATTTGTAAATTCATTAATGAGTAGTAATGCAAGTAAATGGAGTTGGAGTTGTACGTGATTGGATGTTACTGTATGATATGAGATAGTTACTTGTAAATTTCCATTACAAACTGCTCCCATAGTTGGCTGTTTTTTGCGCATGTCAATACCGGTGCTTAAATCTCGATGAATTTTGAGATACATTCTGCAATGGCCTGATGAAATTATCTATAACCACATTTTATCTTAAATCTCCtcatgtttttgttgttttgtggtCATGTCAACAGCCTTGCCAATTGGAGAATATGCAGCAGTAACTCTTCTACTATTCTTCGGTCTCAAATCAATAAAAGATGCATGGGACCTTCCATCAAGGGATGTGAAGAGTGGTGATAAGAGCAGCCCTGAGCTCGGTGAATATACCGAGGCCGAGGAGCTTGTCAAAGAGAAGGTAGACTCTGTGCTGTCGTATATTTTTCCAGATCCATTTTAGAAGATTCTGTTCTTATGCACCTTATTGTTTTGTACTTTCTCAGGTGTCAAAGCGGCTCACTAATCCACTTGAAATTGTTTGGAAATCGTTCACCCTTGTATTCGTTGCCGTAAGCATATTTCACTTATTTGCAGCAACATCTTTACATGCATATCTAATGTCTGCTTAGCTACCAATTTTCCCAGAAATGCCAGACATCATGGAAATCTTTTTTCTCCTACATTGTCGTGTTTTTTTTACCATCAACCGCATATCAATGCAAATGTCAGTGCCTTCATTTGCACTAAAAGGGATGAAGCTTATTATTGCCACTGTGTCATCAGAACAGATTTCAAACCTGACTACATTGTTTTTACTTCTAGGAATGGGGAGATCGCTCAATGCTCGCCACGATCGCTCTAGGTGCTGCGCAGGTGAAACCTTGTTCAATTTCAGTCGCATGAAAATCTTTCTTCCGTGGTCTACTAATCTTGGTGATAGTTTCCTCTAACACTTCTTAAATACAGTCTCCATGGGGCGTGGCAAGTGGAGCCATTGCTGGACACGTACTTGCGACATCTATTGCTGTTCTAGGAGGGGCATTTCTTGCCAACTACATTTCCGAAAAATTGGTAAGATCCACAACTCTCCGTGATGTTAATAAGATTGAAAACTTTGTCGTTTGATGCTGTGTTAAAAGGCTGCAAACTCACCGTATCTTCCAATCAGGTTGGCTACATGGGAGGTGCGTTGTTTCTAGTTTTTGCAGTAGCCACATTTTTCGGAGTTTTCTGAAAATTCTCgcaagcgagagagagagagagagacatccGTGCATCAAGAGAAAACATCGATGCACATGAGACGGCCGTGGAACAGTGATTGGAGGGATACAGAAGAACTGCGGATGTGTTAGTGGAGTATTCGCATGGCTTATATCCTTGCAGGTAACTTAATTCGTATCCGAAAGGTTTTGTAGTGAAATGTTTAGAAGTTTGGCAGAGGTCAGTGGCTAGATGTTCGGCATCTCCTCAGTGGCTGCTCTGGATT from Pyrus communis chromosome 4, drPyrComm1.1, whole genome shotgun sequence harbors:
- the LOC137732160 gene encoding protein PAM71-homolog, chloroplastic-like → MQGLGILHTPLPFNPSKKLPLSAFTDALPSCRTPSRKPSLRRRVISRCAGRNVRVQASNVSIGSGGYEDSEENKNKKIFPSDAPSDSSSEIEKHPVQIPYPLSVGLVLLGCALVFALIAFVKGGPSALLAAIAKSGFTAAFSLIFVSEIGDKTFFIAALLAMQYDKVLVLLGSTGALSLMTVLSVIIGRIFNSVPAQFQTTLPIGEYAAVTLLLFFGLKSIKDAWDLPSRDVKSGDKSSPELGEYTEAEELVKEKVSKRLTNPLEIVWKSFTLVFVAEWGDRSMLATIALGAAQSPWGVASGAIAGHVLATSIAVLGGAFLANYISEKLVGYMGGALFLVFAVATFFGVF